A stretch of Nonomuraea africana DNA encodes these proteins:
- a CDS encoding serine/threonine-protein kinase: MPQIAPLMAGDPSQLGSFTLSGRIGEGGQGIVYLGTDNQGERAAIKLLHVKFSGDTTARSRFARELKAAQRVASFCTARVVEADLEGNTPYIASEYIDGLSLRDIVESDGPLTGQALERLAIGTATALTAIHQASIIHRDFKPDNVLIAADGPRVVDFGIARIIDSTGTITSRAIGTPAYMAPEQIAGDDIGPYTDVFAWGATIAYAATGVTVFEGNSIAVVLNRILNHEVDVSTLPEPLRGVAAAALAKDPRARPSADEILLRLLGHPARTASASTAVLSEGVKIASDDTTPMARLPTTVAEASATQSSTRPPARRPTTASHPTRAPQPGPVQQHVSGQHPVSGQHPVSGQQHVSGQHPVSGQHPVSGQHPVPAQQPVSGPGFMTQPPPAAPAARRRKPVTPWVALVVALLLVAALAVAAMQYGWPVAFGSERGPDPAPTGDSVVDRAAATGRLTIGVRGDVPGVGYEATEGSFSGLDIDVAKRVAKALGVAESGITFVVLPRDERDDALAGGRVDLVVATYSIDDSDVQFAGPYIVAHQAVLVRDGDSKIAKPADLKGRKLCDQRSTAVGKVQKMVDMVTVTASNYADCIRKLAAGKVDAVAGDDLLLAGFANRENARYRILPATLSDERYAVGIRKGDLRGCEAVKGAISDLIANNVIAQLVATHFGNVEFRADLKVPVMEACR; encoded by the coding sequence ATGCCGCAGATCGCGCCGTTGATGGCGGGCGATCCCAGCCAGCTGGGCTCGTTCACGCTGTCCGGGCGCATCGGGGAGGGCGGTCAGGGGATCGTCTACCTGGGGACCGACAACCAGGGGGAGCGTGCGGCGATCAAGTTGCTGCACGTGAAGTTCAGTGGCGACACGACTGCCAGGTCACGCTTCGCGAGGGAGCTCAAGGCCGCCCAGCGGGTGGCCTCGTTCTGCACGGCCCGCGTGGTCGAGGCGGATCTCGAGGGCAACACGCCGTACATCGCCAGCGAGTACATCGACGGCCTCTCGCTCAGGGACATCGTCGAGAGCGACGGCCCGCTGACCGGCCAGGCGCTGGAGCGGCTGGCGATCGGCACGGCGACCGCGCTGACCGCGATCCACCAGGCCTCGATCATCCATCGCGACTTCAAGCCTGACAACGTGCTCATCGCGGCCGACGGGCCCCGGGTGGTCGACTTCGGGATCGCGCGGATCATCGACTCGACGGGCACGATCACCAGCAGGGCGATCGGCACGCCCGCCTACATGGCGCCCGAGCAGATCGCTGGCGACGACATCGGGCCCTACACCGACGTGTTCGCCTGGGGCGCGACGATCGCCTACGCGGCGACGGGCGTGACCGTCTTCGAGGGCAACTCGATCGCGGTCGTGCTCAACCGCATCCTCAACCACGAGGTCGACGTCAGCACGCTGCCCGAGCCGCTGCGCGGCGTGGCGGCCGCCGCGCTGGCCAAGGACCCCCGCGCGCGGCCCTCGGCCGACGAGATCCTGCTGCGCCTGCTCGGGCACCCCGCCCGTACGGCGAGCGCCTCCACGGCGGTGCTCAGCGAAGGCGTGAAGATCGCCAGCGACGACACCACGCCGATGGCGCGCCTCCCCACGACCGTCGCCGAGGCGTCCGCCACGCAGTCGTCGACCAGGCCGCCCGCCCGGCGACCCACGACGGCCTCGCACCCCACCCGGGCTCCGCAGCCCGGGCCCGTGCAGCAGCATGTGTCCGGTCAGCATCCCGTCTCCGGTCAGCATCCCGTTTCCGGTCAGCAGCATGTCTCCGGTCAGCACCCCGTCTCCGGTCAGCACCCCGTCTCCGGTCAGCATCCTGTGCCCGCTCAGCAGCCCGTGTCCGGGCCGGGGTTCATGACCCAGCCGCCGCCCGCCGCGCCTGCGGCGCGGCGGCGCAAACCGGTGACCCCGTGGGTGGCGCTGGTCGTGGCCCTGCTCCTGGTCGCCGCGCTCGCGGTGGCGGCCATGCAGTACGGCTGGCCCGTCGCGTTCGGCAGCGAGCGCGGCCCCGACCCGGCCCCCACCGGCGACTCGGTCGTCGACAGGGCGGCGGCCACGGGCAGGCTCACGATCGGGGTGCGGGGCGACGTCCCCGGGGTCGGCTACGAGGCCACCGAGGGGTCCTTCTCCGGCCTCGACATCGACGTGGCCAAGCGCGTCGCGAAGGCGCTCGGCGTCGCGGAGAGCGGCATCACCTTCGTCGTCCTCCCCAGGGACGAACGAGACGACGCGCTTGCCGGCGGACGGGTCGACCTCGTGGTGGCGACCTACTCCATCGACGACAGCGACGTGCAGTTCGCCGGGCCGTACATCGTGGCCCATCAGGCCGTGCTGGTGCGCGACGGAGACAGCAAGATCGCCAAGCCCGCCGATCTCAAGGGCCGCAAGCTGTGCGACCAGCGCAGCACCGCGGTCGGCAAGGTGCAGAAGATGGTCGACATGGTCACCGTCACCGCCAGCAACTACGCCGACTGCATCAGGAAGCTCGCCGCGGGCAAGGTCGACGCGGTGGCGGGCGACGACCTGCTGCTGGCCGGCTTCGCCAACAGGGAGAACGCCCGCTACCGCATCCTGCCCGCGACGCTGAGCGACGAGCGCTACGCCGTCGGCATCAGGAAGGGCGACCTGCGCGGCTGCGAGGCGGTCAAGGGCGCGATCTCCGACCTCATCGCGAACAACGTGATCGCGCAGCTCGTCGCCACTCATTTTGGCAATGTTGAGTTCAGGGCGGATCTGAAGGTACCCGTGATGGAAGCCTGTCGATGA
- a CDS encoding malate dehydrogenase: MAAPVKVTVTGAAGQIGYALLFRIASGQLLGADVPVKLSLLEIPQAVKAAEGTAMELDDCAFPLLSGIEITDDPNVAFNGANVALLVGAMPRKAGMERGDLLGANGGIFGPQGKAINDHAADDIRVLVVGNPANTNALIAQQHAPDVPAERFTAMTRLDHNRALSQLAAKLQVPVTEIKNMTIWGNHSATQYPDLFHAEVGGKVAAEQVDPEWLRDTFIPTVAKRGAAIIEARGASSAASAANAAIDHVHDWINGTDWTSAAIPSDGSYGVPEGLISSFPVRSVDGKWEIIQGLEIDAFSRERIDASVAELIEERDAVRELGLI, encoded by the coding sequence ATGGCCGCGCCCGTCAAGGTAACCGTCACCGGAGCTGCCGGACAGATCGGTTATGCCCTGCTGTTCCGCATCGCTTCGGGCCAGCTGCTCGGCGCAGACGTCCCGGTCAAGCTGAGCCTGCTGGAGATCCCGCAGGCGGTGAAGGCGGCCGAGGGCACCGCGATGGAGCTCGACGACTGCGCCTTCCCGCTGCTGTCCGGCATCGAGATCACCGACGACCCCAACGTCGCCTTCAATGGCGCCAACGTCGCCCTGCTGGTCGGCGCCATGCCGCGCAAGGCCGGCATGGAGCGCGGCGACCTGCTCGGCGCCAACGGCGGCATCTTCGGCCCGCAGGGCAAGGCGATCAACGACCACGCCGCCGACGACATCAGGGTCCTGGTCGTCGGCAACCCGGCCAACACCAACGCGCTCATCGCCCAGCAGCACGCGCCCGACGTGCCCGCCGAGCGCTTCACCGCGATGACCCGCCTCGACCACAACCGCGCCCTGTCGCAGCTGGCCGCCAAGCTGCAGGTGCCGGTCACCGAGATCAAGAACATGACGATCTGGGGCAACCACTCGGCCACCCAGTACCCCGACCTGTTCCACGCCGAGGTCGGCGGGAAGGTCGCCGCCGAGCAGGTCGACCCCGAGTGGCTGCGCGACACGTTCATCCCGACCGTCGCCAAGCGCGGCGCGGCGATCATCGAGGCCCGTGGTGCCTCCTCGGCCGCCTCCGCGGCGAACGCGGCCATCGACCATGTCCACGACTGGATCAACGGCACCGACTGGACCTCCGCGGCGATTCCGTCCGACGGCTCCTACGGCGTGCCCGAGGGCCTCATCTCCTCCTTCCCGGTCCGCTCGGTGGACGGCAAGTGGGAGATCATCCAGGGGCTGGAGATCGACGCGTTCTCCCGCGAGCGCATCGACGCCTCGGTCGCCGAGCTGATCGAGGAGCGCGACGCGGTCCGCGAGCTCGGCCTGATCTAG
- a CDS encoding TetR/AcrR family transcriptional regulator, which translates to MPHVSAAERRPQLVEAAIDLMAREGVAAGSTRAVAAELGVAQATVHYTFGSKQELYRAVLEELTRALVEQVAAATPAEAGFEETFDAVVEALWHTVQAQPRRYLLLMELHTHALRDPYLREVVVGYVRGLDELASQLVADAGARTGQHLAQPPLTVARFFLSAFDGIVLRFLTDDDAESAATALRRLRQAALALATSP; encoded by the coding sequence ATGCCCCACGTCTCCGCCGCCGAACGGCGTCCCCAGCTCGTCGAAGCCGCCATCGACCTCATGGCGCGAGAGGGGGTGGCGGCTGGCAGCACCAGGGCGGTCGCCGCCGAACTGGGCGTGGCGCAGGCGACCGTGCACTACACGTTCGGCTCCAAGCAGGAGCTCTACCGCGCGGTCCTGGAGGAGCTCACGCGCGCGCTGGTCGAGCAGGTGGCGGCGGCCACCCCGGCCGAGGCGGGCTTCGAGGAGACGTTCGACGCCGTGGTCGAGGCGCTCTGGCACACCGTCCAGGCGCAGCCGCGGCGGTACCTGCTGCTCATGGAGCTGCACACCCACGCCCTGCGCGACCCTTACCTGCGTGAGGTCGTCGTGGGGTACGTCAGGGGCCTGGACGAACTGGCGTCACAGCTGGTCGCGGACGCCGGCGCCCGCACGGGACAGCACCTCGCCCAGCCGCCCCTCACGGTGGCCAGGTTCTTCCTGTCCGCCTTCGACGGCATCGTGCTGCGCTTCCTGACCGACGACGACGCCGAGAGCGCCGCGACCGCCCTCCGCCGGCTCCGGCAGGCGGCCCTCGCCCTGGCCACCTCGCCTTGA
- a CDS encoding bifunctional cytochrome P450/NADPH--P450 reductase → MTMKLPSPPGLPLVGHGLSIPVDRPVAYLLRLARAWGPIYRIDFFGREMTFVSGLDLVSELCDESRFRKNVHDDLVNLRELGGDGLFTAYNDEPNWRKAHDILLPSFSLGAMRGYHERMKQVARGLLAKWERAGDTPVDVAADMTRLTLDTIGLCGFDYDFASFESDEPHPFVEALVRALAYAQAKATFVPGLGFLYARRTARYKADLAYMSELVDELIRRRRATGDRRTDDLLGRMLNSADPLDDLNVRHQVITFLVAGHETTSGALSFALYNLAKHPAALARAQEEVDALWGDSEPDPGFGDVGKLRYIRQVIMESLRLFPTAPAFAVEPLADTVIGGRYEVRKGETLMVLTSQLHRDPAWGDNVELFDPERFAPEREDARPVHAFKAFGSGERACIGRQFALHEATLVLALLVHRFRLVDHDDYQLAIKETLTLKPDGFTLRVAPRTPAPRRAASEDVDTGAPQGKVATGTAITVLHGSTMGTCAGITHDLAGQGRAYGFGATVASLDQAKGGLPATGEPVVIVTASYNGRPTDDAGAFVEWLTGLEPGSLDGVRYALLGVGDRNWSATYQRIPTLVDDRLRAAGAVPLVERGVADVSGDFAGAVDRWAGGLWRRLLEEYGGAEPDDEGRPMHSVEEVADWRSEAYGVLPMRVLAAEDLAPLGRPKLHLRLALPDGVAYRTGDHFALLPQNPPHLVEAAAVRFGLDLDRTVRIRASRHTRLPVDEPLTIRRLLTEVLDLRGPATPEQVAVLAEHTSCPHQRRALAAGEHGGRGVLDLLAEYAACDLPFARYLDLATMLRPRTYSVSSSALAEPGTVDLMVSPLADGIASAYLAATREGDVLHARVLPGPEPYRLLEDESAPAILVAAGTGLAPFRGVIRDRLHRGASGTLLCYFGCDDPDVDYLHRAELEAAESAGVVSMRPAFSKAPVDGVHFVQDRILRESAEVWQALSDGARVYVCGDGRHMAPGVRAAFVGVHRAATGGDAERGEAWLEGLIASGRYVEDVWSGPEAT, encoded by the coding sequence ATGACGATGAAGCTGCCCTCTCCGCCCGGTCTGCCGCTGGTCGGCCACGGGCTGAGCATCCCGGTGGACCGGCCGGTCGCCTACCTCCTGCGGCTGGCCCGCGCATGGGGTCCCATCTACCGGATCGACTTCTTCGGCCGGGAGATGACGTTCGTCTCCGGCCTCGACCTGGTCTCCGAGCTCTGCGACGAGTCCAGGTTCCGCAAGAACGTCCACGACGACCTGGTCAACCTGCGGGAGCTCGGCGGCGACGGGCTGTTCACCGCCTACAACGACGAACCGAACTGGCGGAAGGCCCACGACATCCTGCTGCCGTCGTTCTCGCTCGGGGCCATGCGCGGCTACCACGAGAGGATGAAGCAGGTGGCCAGAGGGCTGCTGGCGAAGTGGGAACGGGCCGGCGACACCCCGGTCGACGTCGCCGCCGACATGACGAGGCTCACGCTGGACACGATCGGGCTGTGCGGCTTCGACTACGACTTCGCCTCCTTCGAGAGCGACGAGCCGCATCCCTTCGTCGAGGCACTGGTCAGAGCCCTCGCCTACGCCCAGGCCAAGGCGACGTTCGTCCCCGGCCTCGGCTTCCTGTACGCCAGGCGCACCGCGCGGTACAAGGCCGACCTGGCGTACATGAGCGAGCTCGTGGACGAGCTGATCAGGCGCCGCAGGGCGACGGGGGACCGGCGTACCGACGACCTGCTCGGCCGCATGCTGAACTCGGCGGATCCCCTGGACGACCTCAACGTGCGCCACCAGGTGATCACCTTCCTGGTCGCGGGGCACGAGACCACCAGCGGGGCGTTGTCGTTCGCGCTCTACAACCTGGCCAAGCACCCGGCCGCGCTGGCCAGGGCGCAGGAGGAGGTGGACGCGCTCTGGGGGGACTCCGAACCTGACCCCGGCTTCGGCGACGTGGGCAAGCTGCGCTACATCCGGCAGGTGATCATGGAGAGCCTGCGACTGTTCCCCACCGCGCCCGCCTTCGCCGTGGAGCCGCTGGCCGACACCGTCATCGGCGGGCGCTACGAGGTGCGCAAGGGCGAGACGCTGATGGTGCTCACCTCGCAGCTGCACCGCGATCCCGCGTGGGGCGACAACGTCGAGCTCTTCGATCCCGAGCGGTTCGCGCCCGAGCGAGAGGACGCCAGGCCGGTCCACGCGTTCAAGGCGTTCGGCAGCGGCGAGCGCGCCTGCATCGGCAGGCAGTTCGCGTTGCACGAGGCCACGCTGGTGCTCGCGCTCCTGGTCCACCGCTTCCGCCTCGTCGACCACGACGACTACCAGCTCGCCATCAAGGAGACGCTCACCCTCAAGCCCGACGGGTTCACCCTCCGCGTCGCCCCGCGCACCCCCGCGCCCAGGCGAGCCGCGTCTGAGGACGTGGACACCGGCGCGCCGCAGGGGAAGGTCGCGACGGGGACGGCGATCACCGTGCTGCACGGCTCCACGATGGGAACCTGCGCGGGAATCACCCACGACCTGGCCGGACAGGGCCGCGCGTACGGCTTCGGCGCCACCGTCGCCTCGCTCGACCAGGCGAAGGGCGGGCTGCCGGCCACGGGTGAGCCCGTCGTGATCGTGACCGCCTCTTACAACGGCAGGCCGACCGACGACGCGGGCGCGTTCGTGGAGTGGCTGACCGGCCTGGAGCCCGGCTCGCTGGACGGCGTGCGCTACGCGCTGCTCGGCGTGGGCGACCGCAACTGGTCGGCCACCTACCAGCGCATCCCGACGCTGGTCGACGACCGCCTCCGGGCGGCGGGAGCCGTACCGCTGGTGGAGCGGGGGGTCGCGGACGTCTCGGGTGACTTCGCGGGAGCGGTCGACCGCTGGGCGGGCGGCCTGTGGCGCAGGCTCCTGGAGGAGTACGGCGGTGCCGAGCCCGACGACGAGGGGCGGCCGATGCACAGCGTCGAGGAGGTCGCGGACTGGCGGTCGGAGGCGTACGGCGTGCTGCCCATGCGGGTGCTCGCCGCCGAGGACCTGGCCCCGCTCGGCCGCCCGAAGCTCCATCTGCGCCTCGCGCTGCCCGACGGCGTCGCCTACCGGACCGGCGACCACTTCGCGCTCCTGCCGCAGAACCCCCCGCACCTGGTGGAAGCGGCCGCCGTACGCTTCGGGCTTGATCTCGACAGGACCGTCAGGATCAGGGCGAGCCGGCACACGCGGCTGCCCGTCGACGAGCCCCTGACGATTCGCCGGCTGCTGACGGAGGTCCTCGACCTGCGCGGGCCCGCCACGCCCGAGCAGGTGGCGGTCCTGGCCGAGCACACCTCGTGCCCCCACCAGCGGCGCGCGCTGGCCGCGGGGGAGCACGGCGGGCGCGGCGTGCTCGATCTGCTGGCCGAGTACGCGGCCTGCGACCTGCCCTTCGCCCGCTACCTCGACCTGGCCACGATGCTCCGGCCGCGCACCTACTCCGTCTCCTCCTCCGCGCTGGCCGAGCCGGGCACGGTCGACCTGATGGTCTCGCCGCTCGCGGACGGCATCGCCTCCGCGTACCTGGCGGCGACGCGCGAGGGCGACGTGCTGCACGCCAGAGTGCTGCCGGGGCCCGAGCCGTACCGGCTGCTGGAGGACGAGAGCGCGCCCGCGATCCTGGTCGCCGCGGGGACGGGGCTGGCCCCCTTCCGCGGCGTCATCCGGGACCGGCTGCACCGCGGGGCGTCGGGCACGCTGCTGTGCTACTTCGGCTGCGACGACCCGGACGTGGACTACCTCCACCGCGCGGAGCTGGAGGCGGCCGAGTCGGCGGGCGTGGTCAGCATGCGGCCCGCCTTCTCCAAGGCGCCGGTCGACGGCGTGCACTTCGTCCAGGACCGCATCCTGCGCGAGTCCGCGGAGGTGTGGCAGGCGCTGAGCGACGGCGCCCGCGTCTACGTCTGCGGCGACGGCCGGCACATGGCGCCCGGCGTGCGCGCGGCCTTCGTGGGCGTCCACCGGGCGGCGACGGGCGGCGACGCCGAGCGGGGCGAGGCCTGGCTGGAGGGGCTCATCGCCTCGGGCAGATACGTCGAGGACGTCTGGTCCGGCCCCGAAGCCACCTAG
- a CDS encoding DUF11 domain-containing protein, translating to MRVLAGLVGVVVLSGPMAVRADGGGGRADLSVTVSAGPSTAQPGQLISYRVQVRNDGPGDAVLPVLKVNVPAEVDILGVDVATCRPGRTVSEVVCPSDTDVIAGGTGGVTINGIVRPGARGPLRLLATISSAVEDPDPLDNVVTLDTGVAPGADLGVRLRGRPKRGAGLSMAATVRNRGPRPVRDAQVSFTTDGARLLSAEGARCDTSAGQVVCALRRVEAGRKVRFTLAFRAPRRPVKTLAVVRSSQVGDRRPADNQASMRLSVR from the coding sequence GTGAGGGTGCTCGCCGGCCTGGTCGGCGTGGTGGTCCTGAGCGGCCCGATGGCCGTGCGGGCCGACGGGGGAGGGGGCAGGGCCGATCTGTCCGTGACCGTGTCGGCCGGCCCGTCCACCGCCCAGCCCGGCCAGCTGATCAGCTACCGGGTCCAGGTGCGCAACGACGGTCCGGGGGACGCGGTGCTTCCGGTGCTGAAGGTGAACGTCCCGGCCGAGGTGGACATCCTGGGCGTGGACGTGGCGACGTGCCGCCCTGGCCGTACGGTCAGCGAGGTGGTCTGCCCCTCGGACACGGACGTGATCGCCGGAGGGACCGGCGGGGTGACGATCAACGGGATCGTCAGGCCGGGTGCGAGGGGTCCGCTGCGGCTGCTGGCGACCATCTCCTCGGCGGTCGAGGACCCCGACCCGCTGGACAACGTCGTGACCCTCGACACCGGCGTGGCCCCCGGCGCGGACCTGGGCGTGCGGCTCAGGGGCAGGCCGAAGCGGGGAGCGGGCCTGTCGATGGCGGCCACGGTCCGCAACCGCGGCCCGCGTCCGGTGCGCGACGCCCAGGTCTCGTTCACGACGGACGGCGCGCGCCTGCTGTCGGCCGAGGGTGCCAGGTGCGACACGAGTGCCGGTCAGGTGGTGTGCGCGCTGCGCCGGGTGGAGGCGGGGCGGAAGGTGCGGTTCACTCTCGCCTTCCGCGCCCCGCGCAGGCCGGTGAAGACGCTGGCCGTGGTGCGGTCGTCGCAGGTGGGTGATCGCCGTCCGGCCGACAACCAGGCCAGCATGCGCCTCTCCGTCCGGTAG
- the galE gene encoding UDP-glucose 4-epimerase GalE translates to MKLLVTGGAGYVGSVVAAQLVEAGHEVTVLDDLSTGHADAVPDGARFVNRSITDVGDALDGVEGVLHFAAKSLVGESVEQPGLYWAHNLGGTLALLDAMRSHGVSRIVFSSTAATYGEPERSPILESDPTRPTNPYGASKLAVDTALTAYAGLHGLGAVSMRYFNVAGAYTAADGRVYRERHTVETHLIPNVLKVATGERESVSVFGTDYPTADGTCVRDYIHVADLARAHLLALSACAQGEHKIYNLGSGTGFSVREVIEVCREITGHPIPAVVGPRRAGDPAVLVASSDKIQHELGWKAERASIRDIVADAWNALTR, encoded by the coding sequence ATGAAGCTTCTCGTCACGGGAGGCGCCGGCTACGTCGGCAGCGTCGTCGCCGCCCAGCTCGTCGAGGCGGGGCACGAGGTGACCGTCCTTGACGACCTGTCCACCGGGCACGCCGACGCCGTTCCCGACGGCGCGCGCTTCGTCAACAGATCTATCACCGATGTCGGCGACGCGCTCGACGGCGTGGAGGGCGTGCTCCACTTCGCCGCCAAGTCACTGGTCGGCGAGTCGGTGGAGCAGCCGGGGCTTTACTGGGCCCACAACCTCGGCGGCACGCTGGCCCTGCTCGACGCGATGCGCTCGCACGGCGTGTCGCGCATCGTCTTCTCCTCCACGGCCGCGACGTACGGCGAGCCCGAGCGCTCACCCATCCTCGAGAGCGACCCGACCCGCCCGACCAACCCCTACGGCGCCTCCAAGCTCGCCGTCGACACCGCGCTGACCGCCTACGCGGGGCTGCACGGCCTGGGCGCCGTGAGCATGCGCTACTTCAACGTCGCGGGCGCCTACACCGCCGCCGACGGCCGTGTCTACCGCGAGCGGCACACCGTCGAGACGCACCTCATCCCCAACGTCCTCAAGGTCGCCACTGGCGAGCGCGAGTCGGTCAGCGTCTTCGGCACCGACTACCCGACGGCCGACGGCACCTGTGTGCGCGACTACATCCACGTCGCGGACCTGGCCCGCGCGCACCTGCTCGCGCTGTCCGCCTGCGCCCAGGGCGAGCACAAGATCTACAACCTGGGGAGCGGCACCGGCTTCTCGGTGCGCGAGGTGATCGAGGTCTGCCGCGAGATCACCGGACACCCGATTCCCGCCGTGGTCGGCCCCCGCCGCGCCGGCGACCCCGCCGTGCTGGTCGCCTCGTCCGACAAGATCCAGCATGAGCTGGGGTGGAAGGCCGAGCGCGCCTCGATCCGCGACATCGTGGCGGATGCCTGGAATGCGCTCACTCGGTAA
- a CDS encoding hemolysin family protein, whose protein sequence is MNSVAANSAIVLLFILIGGFFAAAEMALVSLRESQIRKLEQRGRRGARVAKLAQDPNRFLSAVQIGVTVATMLSAAFGADRLAGEFEPTLVRWGLPEGFAQPAALVLVTLVISYMSLVLGELAPKRLARQRAEGLSLVVAPFLDRLASLSRPVIWALSKSTDGVVRLLGGNPHADREEMTTEELRDMVVGHTDLTADERHLIAEVFSAGKRQLREVMLPRTEVEFMDAETPLAEAAVLAATMPHSRFPVHRGSYDEIAGFVHVRDLLDPVLTGQIEPISQLVPIRPVKFVPASKRVLTTLSEMRDEGHHLAIVVDEYGGTAGIVTMEDLVEELIGDIRDEYDIEEPPVPLPAGEIEIDGLTNLNDFAAQTGIRLPDGPYETLGGFVMAGLGHLAAVSEKIEIPGFDLTVTELDGRRISRIRVKRRTVIESPPEPDS, encoded by the coding sequence TTGAACAGCGTTGCGGCCAATAGCGCCATCGTCCTGCTCTTCATCCTGATCGGCGGCTTCTTCGCGGCGGCCGAGATGGCCTTGGTCTCCCTGCGGGAGAGCCAGATCCGCAAGCTCGAACAGCGAGGACGCAGAGGTGCCAGGGTCGCGAAGCTGGCCCAGGACCCAAATCGTTTTCTGTCGGCGGTGCAGATCGGTGTCACGGTGGCCACCATGCTGTCGGCCGCCTTCGGCGCCGACCGGCTGGCCGGCGAGTTCGAACCTACCCTCGTGCGCTGGGGGCTTCCTGAAGGTTTCGCCCAGCCCGCCGCGCTGGTCCTGGTGACGCTGGTCATCTCCTACATGTCGCTGGTGCTCGGCGAGCTGGCGCCCAAGCGCCTGGCCAGGCAGCGGGCCGAGGGGCTCTCCCTGGTCGTCGCGCCCTTCCTTGACCGGTTGGCCAGTCTGTCCAGGCCGGTCATCTGGGCCCTGTCGAAGTCCACCGACGGCGTCGTCAGGCTGCTCGGCGGCAACCCCCACGCCGACAGGGAGGAGATGACCACCGAGGAGCTGCGGGACATGGTCGTCGGCCACACCGACCTGACCGCCGACGAGCGGCACCTCATCGCCGAGGTGTTCTCGGCCGGCAAGCGCCAGCTGCGCGAGGTGATGCTGCCGCGCACCGAGGTGGAGTTCATGGATGCCGAGACGCCGCTGGCCGAGGCCGCCGTGCTGGCCGCGACGATGCCGCACTCCCGCTTCCCCGTCCATCGCGGCTCCTACGACGAGATCGCGGGCTTCGTCCATGTCAGGGACCTGCTCGACCCCGTGCTCACCGGGCAGATCGAGCCGATCAGCCAGCTCGTACCGATCCGGCCCGTCAAGTTCGTGCCCGCCTCCAAGCGCGTGCTCACCACGCTGTCGGAGATGCGCGACGAGGGACATCACCTGGCCATCGTCGTCGACGAGTACGGCGGCACGGCGGGCATCGTCACCATGGAGGACCTGGTCGAGGAGCTGATCGGCGACATCAGGGACGAGTACGACATCGAGGAGCCGCCCGTCCCGCTGCCGGCGGGCGAGATCGAGATCGACGGACTGACCAACCTCAACGACTTCGCCGCCCAGACCGGCATCCGCCTGCCCGACGGCCCCTACGAGACGCTCGGCGGCTTCGTGATGGCGGGGCTCGGCCACCTGGCCGCGGTCAGCGAGAAGATCGAGATTCCCGGCTTCGACCTCACGGTGACCGAGCTCGACGGGCGCAGAATCTCCAGGATCAGGGTGAAACGCCGGACTGTGATCGAGTCGCCGCCCGAGCCGGATTCCTGA
- the trpS gene encoding tryptophan--tRNA ligase has product MARPRVLSGIQPTADSFHLGNYLGAVRQWVTLQDTHDAFYCVVDLHAITVPTDPADLRRRSRVAAAQLFATGLDPERATVFVQSHVREHTELAWVLNCLTGMGEAARMTQFKDKSAKYGESAASVGLFTYPILQAADILLYQADSVPVGADQKQHLELTRDLAQRFNHRFGDTFTLPQPHILKEVEKITDLQDPSAKMSKSSSSPAGILDVLEQPGPLRKKIMRAVTDTGTEVLFDEENKPGISNLLRIQSALTGTPIADLVARYEGQGYGTFKKDVAEIVVEAFAPIRERTEKLLADEAELDRLLAIGAERAGAVARETMAQVRERVGFLPRAF; this is encoded by the coding sequence ATGGCCAGACCTCGCGTACTCTCCGGCATCCAGCCCACAGCGGACTCCTTCCACCTGGGCAACTACCTGGGTGCGGTCCGTCAGTGGGTCACGCTGCAGGATACGCACGACGCCTTCTACTGCGTGGTCGACCTGCACGCGATCACCGTGCCCACCGACCCCGCCGACCTGCGCCGCCGCTCCCGCGTGGCCGCCGCGCAGCTGTTCGCCACCGGGCTCGACCCCGAGCGCGCCACCGTCTTCGTGCAGTCGCACGTGCGCGAGCACACCGAGCTGGCCTGGGTGCTGAACTGCCTCACCGGCATGGGCGAGGCGGCCCGCATGACCCAGTTCAAGGACAAGTCGGCCAAATACGGCGAGAGCGCCGCCAGCGTCGGGCTGTTCACCTACCCGATCCTGCAGGCCGCCGACATCCTGCTCTACCAGGCCGACAGCGTGCCGGTCGGCGCCGACCAGAAGCAGCACCTCGAGCTGACCCGCGACCTCGCCCAGCGCTTCAACCACCGCTTCGGCGACACCTTCACCCTCCCGCAGCCGCACATCCTCAAGGAGGTCGAGAAGATCACCGATCTTCAGGACCCGTCGGCGAAGATGTCCAAGTCCTCCTCCTCGCCCGCCGGCATCCTCGACGTGCTGGAGCAGCCGGGGCCGCTGCGCAAGAAGATCATGCGCGCGGTGACCGACACGGGCACCGAGGTGCTGTTCGACGAGGAGAACAAGCCCGGCATCTCCAACCTGCTGCGCATCCAGTCCGCGCTGACCGGCACGCCGATCGCCGACCTGGTCGCGCGTTACGAGGGCCAGGGCTACGGCACGTTCAAGAAGGACGTCGCCGAGATCGTGGTGGAGGCGTTCGCGCCGATCAGGGAGCGCACGGAGAAGCTGCTCGCCGACGAGGCCGAGCTCGACCGGCTGCTGGCCATCGGCGCCGAGCGCGCGGGCGCGGTCGCCCGCGAGACCATGGCCCAGGTCCGCGAGCGCGTGGGTTTCCTGCCGCGCGCCTTCTGA